CACAAACTTTGGTCGGTAGTACACGCAAGCTATGCTCAGCCAAAAACTCAAGCATCTCGGCGGCATCTTTAGTACGCGGGTCAACACGGGTCAGCAGAACACGAACATCCAGCTCCGGGTTGTAATCGCGGGCCATCTCAACCACCTCAAGCAAATCGGTCATGGCCGCAGCGTCAAGGTTAGAAGCGCCAATTGGAATGATGGCGCGCTGCGCCAACAGAAGAGCCGAACGCAAACCAACTGAGTCACGACCACCGGCATCCACCACCACATGCTCAAACCCAGCAGCAAGTTGCTTGCCTTCAGCCAAAATCGCTTTGCCGGTTAGGCAGGTTGTTGTTGGGGATGGATTGAAATCCGTCTCACGCCGCCATGCTGCCCAGCTCGCAGCGCTGGCCTGCGGATCGCCATCAATAAGAAGCGTTTTGCCTTGCCGCGCTAACATCACGGCGAGATGGACTGCGGTCGTTGTTTTGCCAACACCGCCTTTTGTATTCACAACAGCAAATCGCATACAGCCTCCGAGCTATCAAGTTACCTAGTTAACAAGTTATACATTCAATGAAGTGACTGTATATCACTCTTCAGAA
The sequence above is a segment of the Deefgea piscis genome. Coding sequences within it:
- a CDS encoding ParA family protein, with product MRFAVVNTKGGVGKTTTAVHLAVMLARQGKTLLIDGDPQASAASWAAWRRETDFNPSPTTTCLTGKAILAEGKQLAAGFEHVVVDAGGRDSVGLRSALLLAQRAIIPIGASNLDAAAMTDLLEVVEMARDYNPELDVRVLLTRVDPRTKDAAEMLEFLAEHSLRVLPTKVCERVAFRRAIGEGAVVLELGRDQSAIAEMEAFFREVLE